The DNA sequence CTGGCTGTCCAGAATTTGAAATTATAATCACTGGTATTTTTTTTAATTCTGGCTCTTTCTGCATATCTTCTAAAACCTCAAATCCTCCCTTCCTTGGCATTATTATATCAAGCAGAATTAAATCTATCTTTTCTGCTTTCATCTTTTCCATCCCTTCCTGACCATCGTAAGCAAGAGCTGTTTCAAAACCTACTTCTTTGAGTTTTTTATCCAGAAGCCCGGAAAGTATCTTTTCGTCTTCTATTATTAGAATTTTCTTTGCCATAATAAAGATTTTTAGACTTTATAAATTATAATACTTTTAAAAAATACATCAACCTTTCGCGGGAAATAATCTCCGCGTATTATTCTCGATCAGTAGCAGAATAAGTTAGAATAATAATCATTGCTAAAATCAAATAAAATATAAAATAGGTAAATTCCGAATAAAGTGGATTTAATTTAAATGCTGGTAATATAAAAAAATCAAGAAAA is a window from the Candidatus Paceibacterota bacterium genome containing:
- a CDS encoding response regulator, coding for MAKKILIIEDEKILSGLLDKKLKEVGFETALAYDGQEGMEKMKAEKIDLILLDIIMPRKGGFEVLEDMQKEPELKKIPVIIISNSGQPVEISRALDLGVKDYLIKTQFDPDEVIEKVKKQLSS